A segment of the Anomalospiza imberbis isolate Cuckoo-Finch-1a 21T00152 unplaced genomic scaffold, ASM3175350v1 scaffold_642, whole genome shotgun sequence genome:
TCCCGATAATTAGAGGAATTAGAGGCGCATGGACGCCCAAATTCCCTATGACACCGCCAAAGAGCACCCcgaaaaaaacctaaaatccCCTACAAccccctaaaaaacccaaaaaaatggCCTAAACGGCCCCAAATTGCCTCTAACTTTCCAAAGATCCCCCAAAAACGCcataaaaccccccaaaatcccttctaaccccccaaaaatcccctaaaaccccccaaaatcccttctaacccccaaaaatcccctaaaaccccccaaaatcccttctaACCACCCGAAAatcccctaaaaccccccaaaatcccttctaaccccccccaaaatcccctaaaacccTCCGAAgacctcccaaaaatcccttctaaccccccaaaaatcccctaaaacccctcaaaatcccttctaaccccccccaaaaaacacaaaaatcccctaaaaccccccaaaatcccttctaacccccccaaaaaaccccctaAAATCCCTTctaacccccccaaaaaaccaaaaaatcccctaaaacccCCCGGAATCCCCTCTAACCCCCCTAAAGACCCccgaaacaccccaaaaatcccctcaaacCCCTTCTaccctccccaaaaaaccccaaaaatcccctaaaatcccttctaacccccaaaaatcccctaaaaccccccaaaatcccttctaacccccccaaaaaaacccaaagatcCCCTAAAACGCCCCGAATCCCCTCTAACCCCCATTAACCCTCCGAAgacctcccaaaaatcccctaaaaccccccaaaatcccttctaaccccccaaaactcccctaaaacccctcaaaatcccttctaacccccccaaaaaacacaaaaatcccctaaaacccctcaaaatcccttctaacccccccaaaaaacacaaaaatcccctaaaaccccccaaaatcccttctcacccccccaaaaatcccctaaaacccctcaaaatcccttctaacccccccaaaaaacacaaaaatcccctaaaaccccccaaaatcccttctaACCCCCTAAAGACCCCCAAAATGCcctaaaacccctcaaaatcccttctaaccccccaaaaaaacacaaaaatgccctaaaaccccccaaaatcccttctaacccccccaaaatcccctaaaaccccccaagaaaccccaaaattccccccaccGCCCCCCCCACGGTTGCCACGGCAACGGCGCCTCCCCTtggccccgccccttccccTTGTCCCCGCCCCTTcccccggcggccccgccccTTCCCCCTTGGCCCCGCCCCCTTTCCGGCTCCCTTTGTGGCAGGAAGCCGCTGCCGCCCGTGGCTCCCTTTGTGGCAGCCGCCATGGCGGCCGAGCGGGCTCCGCCGGCCCGGGCCCAACCtccgccccccggccccgctccgggccCCGCTCCGGGCCCCGAGCCCGCGGCACGAACCGGCCTGAGCCTGCCGGGCATCCTGCACTTCATCCAGCACGAGTGGGCGCGGTTCGAGGCGGAGAAAGGGCGCTGGGAAGCGGAGAGGGCCGAGCTGCAGGTAATGGCGGCGGCGCTGCCGTGGTGAGGGGAGGGACggtgaggggacaccgggggtcaCCGGGGCACAGCGGCGGACAGCGGCGGACAGCGGGGGTCACCGGGGCGGGGTGGCCGCCGCCGGCGCCATCTTGGGAGGAAATggcggccggggcggcggggagggggtggggacaccgggaggggGCGGGAGCGGCGGACGGGGGcaccgggatgggcactgggagtactggggatactggggatactggggatactgggatgggtactgggagggggtggggacaccgggaggggGCGGGAGCGGCGGACGGGGGcaccgggatgggcactgggagtactggggatactggggatactgggggatactggggatactggggatactggggatactgggatgggcactgggagggggtggggacaccgggaggggGCGGGGGAGGGCACCGGGACACGGCGGGAGCGGCGAACGGGGGCACCGgggtgggcactgggatgggcactggggatactggggatactgggatgggcactggggatactggggatactggggatactgggatgggcactgggagggggtgggggaaaCCGGGAGGGGGCGGGGGAGGGCACCGGGACACGGCGGGAGCGGCGAACGGGGGCACCGGGGTGGGCACTGGGcatactggggatactgggatgggcactggggatactggggatactggggatactgggatgggcactggggatactggggatactggggatactgggatgggCGCTGGGAgtactggggatactggggatactgggatgggcactggggatactggggatactgggatgggcactggggatactggggatactggggatactgggatgggcactggggatactggggatactggggatactgggatgggCGCTGGGAgtactggggatactggggatactgggatgggcactggggatactggggatactggggtgggcactggggatactggggatactggggtgggcactggggatactggggatactgggatgggcactggggatactggggatactggggatactgggatgggcactggggatactggggatactggggatactgggatgggcactgggggtactggggatactgggggtactggggtgggcactgggatgggccctgggtGACCTCCCTGTCCTCCCGAGGGCTGGGGACgctccctgggtgtccctgggtgtccctgtcaccccctgaTGTCcctttggtgtccccaaggaccctgggtgtccccaagggtccccaatgtccccaaggctccctgatgtccccaagtgtccccaagggtccctgggtgtccctgatgtccccgatgtccctttggtgtccccaagggtccccaatgtccctgggtgtccctgt
Coding sequences within it:
- the LOC137467456 gene encoding striatin-4-like → MAAERAPPARAQPPPPGPAPGPAPGPEPAARTGLSLPGILHFIQHEWARFEAEKGRWEAERAELQAQVAFLQGERQGQESLGDPECPQGSPMSPSVPKAPWVSLCVPVTP